A genomic segment from Fibrobacter sp. UWH6 encodes:
- a CDS encoding zinc ribbon domain-containing protein, protein MDQNQKFCQSCGMPLTAEVMGSNADGSMNEDYCVYCYKDGAFLQNCTMEEMVEHCAQFVDEVNKHMPKPMTKEEYKQMMMNYFPMLKRWKK, encoded by the coding sequence ATGGATCAGAATCAGAAATTTTGTCAGAGCTGCGGCATGCCTCTCACTGCAGAAGTGATGGGTTCCAACGCTGATGGCAGCATGAACGAAGACTACTGCGTTTACTGCTACAAGGATGGCGCATTCCTTCAGAATTGCACCATGGAAGAAATGGTAGAACATTGCGCCCAGTTTGTGGACGAAGTGAACAAGCACATGCCCAAGCCCATGACCAAGGAAGAATACAAGCAGATGATGATGAATTACTTCCCCATGCTGAAGCGCTGGAAGAAATAA
- a CDS encoding gamma carbonic anhydrase family protein, with amino-acid sequence MANIIEYKGKKPVIGERVFLAEGARLIGDVEIGDDSSVFYNSVIRADLAEIRIGKRTNIQDNVTIHLSTDVGVHVGNNVTVGHNAVLHACTIEDNVLVGMGAIVMDGSRIRKNSVVAAGSLVPQNKEYPEGSLIVGSPARVARQLTDDEIRKFNEGVEHYIEIKEALRQDQY; translated from the coding sequence ATGGCAAATATTATCGAGTACAAGGGCAAGAAGCCCGTCATTGGAGAGCGCGTATTCCTGGCAGAAGGAGCGCGTCTAATTGGTGATGTGGAAATCGGGGATGATTCCTCTGTATTTTACAACTCCGTCATACGAGCCGACCTGGCCGAGATCCGAATTGGCAAGCGAACCAACATCCAGGATAACGTGACCATCCACCTTTCTACAGATGTGGGCGTTCATGTCGGCAACAATGTAACCGTGGGCCACAATGCGGTTCTCCACGCCTGCACCATCGAAGACAATGTGCTGGTGGGAATGGGAGCCATCGTGATGGATGGTTCTCGCATCCGCAAGAATTCCGTGGTGGCCGCCGGGTCCCTGGTCCCTCAAAACAAGGAATATCCCGAGGGAAGTCTTATTGTCGGATCCCCCGCGCGAGTGGCCCGCCAACTAACCGATGACGAAATTCGTAAATTTAACGAAGGCGTAGAACATTACATCGAAATCAAGGAAGCACTCCGTCAAGACCAGTATTAA
- a CDS encoding TfoX/Sxy family protein, translated as MSCSNEFIDFIQDVLSDVGDVRAKKMFGDWMIYVDEKPVVLACDDMAYVKKLPEITDLMEEAECGVPYEGAREHYILEMEQQSHVRDVVQKLVEVIPTPKKKRK; from the coding sequence ATGTCCTGCAGCAATGAATTTATCGATTTCATTCAAGATGTCTTAAGTGATGTTGGCGATGTTCGTGCAAAGAAAATGTTCGGCGACTGGATGATTTATGTAGACGAAAAGCCTGTGGTTCTTGCATGCGATGACATGGCCTACGTGAAAAAATTGCCGGAAATTACAGACCTTATGGAAGAAGCGGAATGCGGAGTCCCTTATGAGGGAGCCAGGGAACATTACATCCTGGAAATGGAACAGCAGTCCCATGTTCGAGATGTAGTTCAAAAACTGGTGGAAGTCATACCAACACCGAAGAAAAAGAGGAAGTAA
- a CDS encoding DapH/DapD/GlmU-related protein has product MKPVIVEGVEINGFASLEKATATDISFWTGNVKSITGANGFSADDLSKCEAGVLYVPANMQQAASQDSTAADLRKIFPKVRSLVPVENPYHSMVCFLEKYGSALVAGTSGDAAAHIAPSAEIGPGCVIMPGAVIGPGCKLEANVVVYPNVVIGEGCIFQAGVVIGSRGFGFYEYQGKRRMVPHLAGVHIGNNCSFGANTVVAAGFISPTTIGNDCHFDAMVQIGHNCVLGNNIFMAAQTALGGTTIVEDDVNIAGGAKAAGHLTIGRGAIITAKAGVTKSVPAGRTVAGFPAIDADIWRRQMVELRLMAKKNLKK; this is encoded by the coding sequence ATGAAACCCGTGATTGTAGAAGGCGTTGAAATCAACGGATTCGCGTCTCTGGAAAAAGCGACTGCAACAGATATCAGTTTCTGGACCGGGAACGTCAAGAGCATTACAGGGGCAAACGGTTTTTCTGCAGACGATTTAAGCAAGTGCGAAGCCGGTGTGCTTTATGTACCCGCCAATATGCAGCAAGCCGCCTCCCAGGACAGCACCGCGGCCGACCTCCGCAAAATTTTTCCAAAGGTTCGCAGCCTGGTTCCGGTGGAAAATCCTTACCACTCCATGGTCTGCTTTTTAGAAAAATACGGTTCCGCTTTAGTGGCTGGAACATCAGGTGATGCAGCCGCTCATATTGCCCCTTCCGCAGAAATCGGTCCAGGCTGTGTAATTATGCCGGGGGCCGTCATAGGTCCTGGCTGTAAGCTAGAAGCCAACGTTGTCGTTTACCCCAATGTGGTCATAGGGGAGGGTTGCATCTTTCAGGCCGGAGTAGTAATCGGTAGCCGCGGTTTCGGTTTCTACGAATATCAGGGCAAGCGCCGTATGGTACCGCACCTGGCAGGAGTCCACATCGGAAACAATTGCAGCTTCGGCGCAAACACCGTAGTGGCCGCAGGCTTTATTTCGCCCACCACCATCGGCAACGATTGTCACTTTGATGCCATGGTTCAAATCGGGCACAACTGCGTTCTAGGTAACAATATCTTTATGGCCGCCCAAACAGCATTAGGCGGCACCACCATCGTAGAAGATGACGTGAACATTGCCGGTGGTGCAAAAGCGGCAGGTCATCTTACCATTGGCCGCGGAGCTATTATCACCGCGAAAGCCGGCGTTACCAAGAGCGTTCCCGCAGGTCGCACCGTGGCAGGATTCCCCGCCATCGATGCAGACATCTGGCGCAGGCAAATGGTGGAGCTTCGCCTCATGGCCAAGAAAAACTTGAAGAAGTAG
- the tgt gene encoding tRNA guanosine(34) transglycosylase Tgt, producing MNANPFELKKTSKKSKARLGVIHTAHGDVTTPIFMPVGTNATVKGITSRDIKEMEAEIILANTYHLYLRPGTKTVAEAGGVQKFMGFDGPMLTDSGGFQVWSLKQFRKITEEGVRFKSLQDGSMHMFTPASVMQAQREIGADIIMAFDECTPYPSTVDEADESLRLTLKWTREAKEWLEANPPIHGYPQYFFGIVQGGMHKDLRLKSIEALKEVGPDGYAMGGLSVGEPVETMYEIADFCTDHLPEDRARYVMGVGTPWNLLELIKRGVDMCDCILPAKNAQDGLVYTSQGVLRYKNQKFAHDFKTPLDPNCDCYCCRNYSRGYMRHLHKAKEPLGWTLSVIHNLHFYIHLMQQAKAHIADDTFEEWADEQVKILQTNL from the coding sequence ATGAACGCTAATCCCTTTGAATTGAAGAAGACGTCCAAGAAATCCAAGGCCCGCCTTGGGGTGATTCACACCGCCCACGGCGACGTGACAACGCCCATCTTTATGCCGGTAGGCACCAACGCCACCGTCAAGGGGATTACCTCCCGCGACATCAAGGAGATGGAAGCGGAAATCATTCTGGCCAACACATACCACCTTTACCTGCGTCCGGGCACAAAGACCGTGGCAGAGGCTGGTGGCGTCCAGAAGTTCATGGGTTTTGACGGTCCCATGCTTACGGACAGCGGTGGATTCCAGGTTTGGAGTCTCAAGCAGTTCCGCAAGATTACCGAAGAAGGCGTCCGCTTCAAGAGTTTGCAAGACGGTTCCATGCATATGTTCACGCCCGCAAGCGTCATGCAGGCCCAGCGGGAAATCGGTGCGGATATCATCATGGCCTTTGACGAATGCACGCCGTACCCCAGCACGGTGGATGAAGCCGACGAATCCTTGCGACTGACCCTCAAGTGGACTCGCGAGGCCAAGGAATGGCTGGAGGCGAATCCGCCTATCCACGGTTATCCGCAGTACTTTTTCGGCATTGTCCAAGGCGGCATGCACAAGGATCTGCGACTGAAGTCTATCGAGGCGCTTAAGGAAGTGGGTCCCGACGGTTATGCCATGGGCGGCCTCTCTGTAGGCGAACCAGTGGAAACCATGTACGAGATTGCGGACTTCTGCACCGACCATTTGCCCGAAGACCGCGCCCGTTATGTCATGGGTGTAGGCACTCCCTGGAATCTTCTGGAATTGATCAAGCGCGGGGTAGATATGTGCGACTGCATTCTGCCCGCCAAAAACGCCCAGGATGGTCTGGTTTACACCAGCCAGGGCGTTCTCCGCTACAAGAACCAGAAGTTCGCCCACGACTTTAAAACACCCCTGGACCCCAACTGCGATTGCTATTGCTGCCGCAACTACAGCCGCGGCTACATGCGTCATCTGCATAAAGCAAAAGAGCCCCTGGGGTGGACTCTTTCGGTGATTCATAATCTGCATTTCTACATTCACCTGATGCAGCAGGCCAAGGCCCACATCGCCGACGACACCTTCGAGGAATGGGCCGACGAACAGGTGAAAATCCTGCAAACCAATCTTTAG
- a CDS encoding DUF3795 domain-containing protein, translating to MCNCSKMIAICGLNCETCDAYIATKNNDNELRAQTAKKWAEMNNAPEITPETINCAGCRGNGVKFYFCSHLCPIRKCCTEKGLEHCGQCAEMDRCETVQMIHGNNADAKSNLCGLKKI from the coding sequence ATGTGCAACTGTTCCAAAATGATTGCAATTTGCGGTTTAAACTGCGAAACTTGTGACGCCTATATCGCCACCAAAAACAACGACAATGAACTTCGCGCCCAGACCGCAAAGAAGTGGGCCGAGATGAACAACGCTCCGGAAATCACGCCGGAAACAATCAACTGCGCTGGATGCCGCGGCAATGGTGTCAAGTTCTATTTCTGTAGTCACCTCTGCCCCATCCGAAAATGCTGTACCGAAAAGGGCTTGGAACATTGTGGCCAATGTGCTGAAATGGACCGCTGTGAAACGGTCCAGATGATTCACGGCAACAATGCCGATGCAAAAAGCAATCTTTGCGGATTGAAAAAAATCTAA
- a CDS encoding diacylglycerol kinase family protein, with translation MYKFVFLINPISGGGQGKEIYKFLPEIMASMNYKDDQWKAEFTVHEGMEKQITDALENTETLIAVGGDGTVSSVLSVLVSSEYAKTVKIGLIPLGTGNDLARVLNLYKPYVDKGLLFLVRRLLQSKARPFDIWKVNGKIAFANYFSGGIDARIAHDFNRDRSQGAFNSNSVIANRIHYVDRFFADRNYTLKQGKISFIDAENVEHSQDVSGHRTVIVGNIPSFAGGSQPFYKSDMADGLLEVVCVPNMFMFLAAIAIGSVPLLGNFVKKFFLVSKKAKSLTLDFAEDEFLQLDGEDLTGKLGNQVKIDYACKVKILSLGS, from the coding sequence GTGTACAAGTTTGTTTTTCTTATAAACCCAATTAGCGGCGGTGGCCAGGGCAAGGAAATCTATAAGTTCCTGCCCGAAATCATGGCATCCATGAATTACAAGGATGACCAGTGGAAGGCTGAATTCACCGTTCACGAGGGTATGGAAAAGCAGATTACAGATGCTCTTGAAAATACAGAGACCTTGATTGCCGTAGGCGGTGACGGAACCGTTTCTTCGGTGCTGTCTGTGCTGGTGTCTTCGGAATATGCAAAAACCGTAAAAATCGGTTTGATTCCCCTGGGAACCGGAAACGACCTTGCCCGAGTTCTGAACCTTTACAAGCCGTACGTCGATAAAGGTTTGCTGTTCCTGGTCCGCCGTCTTCTCCAATCCAAGGCTCGCCCTTTCGACATCTGGAAGGTGAACGGGAAGATTGCCTTCGCCAACTATTTTTCGGGCGGCATCGACGCACGAATCGCCCACGACTTTAACAGAGACCGCTCCCAGGGCGCATTCAATTCCAATTCCGTTATCGCCAACAGAATTCATTACGTAGACCGTTTCTTTGCCGACAGGAACTACACTCTAAAACAGGGAAAAATCAGTTTTATAGACGCCGAAAACGTCGAACATTCTCAGGATGTTTCAGGGCATCGGACAGTCATCGTAGGAAACATTCCCAGTTTTGCAGGCGGGTCCCAACCGTTCTACAAGTCGGACATGGCTGACGGCCTATTAGAAGTCGTCTGCGTGCCGAACATGTTCATGTTCCTCGCAGCAATCGCCATTGGGTCCGTCCCGCTTTTAGGAAATTTCGTCAAGAAGTTTTTCCTCGTTTCAAAGAAAGCGAAGTCTCTGACACTTGATTTTGCGGAAGATGAATTTTTACAGCTGGACGGAGAAGATCTAACCGGTAAATTGGGAAATCAGGTAAAGATCGATTACGCCTGCAAAGTCAAAATTCTCTCACTGGGGTCCTAA
- a CDS encoding LiaF domain-containing protein, with translation MKRVFFGLLVLAIGVMMLLRAMGIESFDWFFNMEWKPYIWPIAVILIGIGIIFHKARHKHCDHMRVKDSSDAMDEKGFMKIEATLSGHKYNLKGEDFSGAKINAFLGGVSLDLRNANFADESEIKIDAFMGGAEIFVPQDIQVKIYSSCICGGVKNDKPATVTDSSKTLHVHAECLFGGVDIKR, from the coding sequence ATGAAACGAGTATTTTTTGGATTGTTGGTTCTAGCTATTGGCGTAATGATGTTATTGCGAGCCATGGGAATTGAATCTTTTGACTGGTTCTTTAACATGGAATGGAAACCCTATATTTGGCCCATTGCTGTAATCCTTATCGGCATTGGCATCATTTTCCATAAGGCCCGCCATAAGCATTGCGACCACATGCGCGTTAAGGATTCTTCAGACGCCATGGACGAAAAAGGCTTCATGAAGATTGAAGCAACTCTTTCTGGTCATAAGTACAACTTGAAGGGTGAAGATTTTTCTGGAGCAAAGATTAATGCATTCCTGGGAGGAGTGTCCCTTGACCTTCGCAATGCAAACTTTGCAGACGAATCTGAAATTAAGATTGACGCCTTTATGGGTGGTGCAGAAATTTTCGTTCCCCAAGACATTCAAGTAAAGATTTACTCTTCCTGCATTTGCGGCGGCGTAAAGAATGATAAACCTGCTACCGTCACAGATTCAAGCAAGACCTTGCATGTTCATGCCGAATGCCTCTTCGGCGGCGTAGACATCAAGCGTTAA